The DNA segment CCCTTCTGATGTGCGTGCTGAACCGCATGGCAGACTTCGACGAACAACTCCAGCCGCTCTTGGGGCGGGAGCTGTTTATCGTCGCAATACTGAGTGATGGGGATGCCCTGAACCAACTCAATGGCAAAGTAGGGGCGGCCGCTTTCGGTGCAGCCGGCATCCAGCACCCGGGCAATATTCAGGTGGTCCATCACGGCCAGCGCCTGGCGCTCGGCCTCGAAGCGGGCAATCACCTGCCGGCTTGTCCATGCCGGGCTTGATGATTTTCAGCGCCACGCGGCGGCGGACCGGCTTCTGCTGCTCGGCCATGTAGACAACGCTCATGCCCCCTTCGCCGATCTGCTGCAGCAGTTTGTACGGGCCGATCTGCGTCCCTTCTCCGAATTGCGGTGATCCAGGGGTTTCAAACGCGTCCGTTACCGCCGGAGGTGCATCGAGGAAACTCCCGATTTCCTCATGCGATTTGAGTAGCTCTGCCACCCGTTGCCGAAGAGGCTCGTCGCCGGCACAGGCTTCGACGAGGTAGGACTCGCGTTGGTCAGATGGCAGTTTGACAGCGACCAGGAAGATTTGGCGGGGATTCTTTGAATCAACGCTCATCATCCGCTTTCCTTGTGCAGTATTCCAGCCAGTTTGTGTCCGCCAAAACAGTGCGACGTGGGCGGGGCATTTGTCCGGAACAATTCCAAAAAATTCAGGAATTTTTTGAATCGCCATAAACCTCACGATGCAGCCAAGCTCGAGCGTAAATCCAATGTTCATAGGCACAGGAACGAGAGATTCCCAGCGCGGCGGCAGCCTCTTCTACCGACAATCCAGCAAAATACCGGAGTTTGATCAGTTCGGATGCAGCAGGGTCCTCGCCTGCAAGCTTGGAAATCGCTTCGTCAATCCGCAGCAATTCGTCGGGTGCTTCGTATTTTGCCGGCCCCACGATTTCCAGCGGTATCCGGCGCAGTTCACCGCCATGCTTGATGCGCTGCTTGCGCCTGGCGCTTTCGACCATAATCCGCCGCATTGCTTCAGCCGCGGCTGCGAAAAAATGACCGCGACTGTTCCAGTGTTGAACCTCTTGTCCATCTACTAACCGGAGGTAAGCCTCATGCACCAGCGCCGTGGACTGAAGCGTTTGTCCAGGCTTTTCCTGGGCAAGTTTTTGTGCAGCCAACTTGCGAAGCTCGGAATATACCAAGGGTAGCAATTCCGCGCTTGCACGCGGATCGCCTCTGTCAAAGGCCTGGATAAGTTGAGTCACATCGGACATAACCTAAATGATAGCGAAGCGGTGGTTTTACAGCCACAAAAGGTTGGTTTGACGAGGCATCCTGCGGTCAACATCGACTCCGAAAGCCATTCCCAAAAAACGGATGGCTTCTCGGCATGCTGTGGCTGTGCCATCAAACGTATGAGGTTTTGAGAATCGCCGCGTGGGTCAAAACGGGTGGTTTTTCGGCATGTGTCACGAGCGACACCTTCTCGACACTTCAGAAGGTCAACGGTCGCAACTGCCCCCATCAGGTTTTCAAAAGTCTCGCAAATCTGCTTCGGTGTGTCGGATCGAAATTACTTTGAATGACTGGGGACCTAATGCCCAATGTCGGGCTTACTGCAGGCTTTGTCCGTCAGCCAGCTCAGGGCGCCAGAAGTTGTCGGCTGCCCTTGCAACCGCGCGTGAATATACATCGTTTCAATGAACATTTGCCGCGCGGAACTACTCGCCGATAGCGCTGCCACGAGCCGATGTAAATCAGCTTGGTCAATTGCGCCGTCGCACCAGTTGAAGATCAATTTCCGAAGGTGCTCACCGTCAATTTCGGTAGTTTGTCGATTAATCGGCATCGTGGTTTGACTTAGAGCCTGGGGACAAAACGTCTGCTAGCTCGCAAGAGGCCGGGAATTATTGATGTGTTTCATAGTTTTGTCCCCAGGCTCTTAATCGCCGTCGCCAACAGTCTGATCGACTGCCGATTGAACGGGACGCCGTGGAGCGACGATCTCGTTCACAAAACTCTCTTTTGAAATATCTGTCCAGATCATTGACAGAGTTGGCGAGTCTTGATACTGTACTACTATATATAATCCACATGGGTCAGTGCAATGCCGATTGAAATCTCGATTGTGACCGGCAGTGATG comes from the Pirellulales bacterium genome and includes:
- a CDS encoding ECF-type sigma factor — translated: MSDVTQLIQAFDRGDPRASAELLPLVYSELRKLAAQKLAQEKPGQTLQSTALVHEAYLRLVDGQEVQHWNSRGHFFAAAAEAMRRIMVESARRKQRIKHGGELRRIPLEIVGPAKYEAPDELLRIDEAISKLAGEDPAASELIKLRYFAGLSVEEAAAALGISRSCAYEHWIYARAWLHREVYGDSKNS